A genomic stretch from Verrucomicrobiota bacterium includes:
- a CDS encoding DUF6259 domain-containing protein, giving the protein MQKFITVCGLWLCSQTILPAAIQIANDRILVTGAQGTVTLSATNGSILSMTQAGKNVSLWQSGERGLWQVKYREGGEITADAFAKGNASQSFECRMGRSQDELLLDYRSAELTVNVTLTVVSNGIALSAQLKPATKTILDFYLPARMRFNPATMERLICPPNGNMTVGTAFRSPFFQEQPLESPSAWRSKSVGPAGYASLYGKLPKQRDMRDPAVPLRVTAEGKTWLGESVARGLEGKSAVVNRPPGEGQADLVLIESEHGAYLSGSRLGGQGMLWRVGGFVTEPEESLMLRAVPAVVARVAGEAVVTRKKLGVLALTRGPERGGGNYTDVAEWVARLRQLPSVTARQVQLVELTSISELAAALEQGEFRAILNPYGECLPVLKLEDHKEMVARVGRYVRDGGHWFEVGGFSFFAALMPVRYFESQLSYPPAFADFAQLESAQGTVAVYGVQPQTSQPWEGAKRHDLIFVPGKLAWGGDVSGGYFERAFGTFVEKGTVWTSPKVLFITGRTTPENLVRYCQENRIERRLEQKLTPEALKKFKQSVLVFYTGNSQEKLAHLDKLPVPTLVHFSDYLKGGFDKEYPDHLPPNAWFGSPADLRRFFDRCHELGHLVMPYTNPTWWCDHPKGPTFEREGEAPLLKNLDGTPAYERYSKNDGYTVCHWHPAVQKVNRETVRQFTMDYPVDVLFQDQCGARTWKYDMNPASPTPYAYMDGLVSQAAEDAARMPLSTEAGWDRVVNYEAQLCGLSFQVVPTEGGPPWRKFMKNEYPPNAWQIYPVAQYIAHDKAAMLYHDLGQFVTNPEVLAWTLGLGFSMSYRISAPALERDAPREWLRWLDRLQKSVCAQYLGTPTLAFEHQQATRTGAGESIRSKFGLLTIAANLSSQPQTVDGKALAAHGFHVSGPGVVAGRLSQVNNQRFGNEGVSFVTEERQKQFEVWAYAPAETQIAVELPRALNANARVTFDGGKAQPATIQNGVVSLRLPALVGQTLVRPPENLAGKAPKDWPGGKPAIGVIDLSNGHKPNWTSIMPSAWVAALEKSPLLQRHGLAVRRLTTAAELDQALKAGSQAWLMIVNPYGEIFPAGLAGDWRARLTQIREYVVHGGHWCEAAGFSFHTALMPTGNG; this is encoded by the coding sequence ATGCAAAAATTTATAACAGTCTGCGGGCTTTGGCTGTGCAGCCAAACAATCCTGCCGGCGGCGATCCAGATCGCAAATGACCGGATATTGGTGACTGGAGCACAGGGCACCGTGACGCTGAGCGCCACCAACGGGTCCATCCTGTCCATGACTCAGGCGGGCAAGAATGTCTCGCTGTGGCAAAGTGGCGAACGCGGTTTGTGGCAGGTGAAGTATCGCGAGGGCGGCGAGATCACCGCGGACGCCTTTGCCAAGGGCAACGCCAGCCAGTCCTTCGAGTGCCGGATGGGCCGGAGCCAGGATGAACTGTTGTTGGATTATCGCAGCGCGGAACTGACGGTCAATGTGACATTGACCGTGGTATCAAACGGCATCGCCCTTTCTGCCCAACTTAAGCCCGCCACCAAAACGATTCTGGATTTTTACCTGCCGGCCCGAATGCGGTTCAATCCGGCGACGATGGAGCGGCTGATCTGTCCACCCAACGGCAATATGACGGTGGGCACGGCGTTTCGGTCGCCGTTTTTTCAGGAACAGCCACTGGAGAGTCCTTCTGCCTGGCGTTCCAAATCCGTAGGCCCGGCAGGGTATGCCAGCCTGTATGGCAAACTCCCCAAACAACGTGACATGCGCGATCCGGCGGTCCCGTTGCGCGTGACCGCCGAGGGGAAAACCTGGTTGGGTGAATCCGTGGCGCGCGGCTTGGAAGGCAAGTCCGCAGTGGTTAATCGCCCACCGGGGGAAGGCCAAGCCGACCTGGTGTTGATCGAATCCGAGCACGGCGCTTACCTTTCCGGAAGCCGGTTGGGCGGGCAGGGAATGTTGTGGCGGGTGGGCGGTTTCGTGACGGAACCCGAGGAGAGTCTGATGTTGCGTGCCGTGCCGGCCGTGGTGGCGCGCGTGGCGGGCGAGGCCGTTGTGACCCGCAAAAAGCTGGGGGTTCTGGCACTGACCCGGGGACCGGAACGGGGCGGCGGTAATTACACGGACGTCGCGGAATGGGTAGCGCGCCTGCGGCAATTGCCTTCGGTCACCGCGCGGCAGGTGCAATTGGTGGAACTGACCTCGATCAGCGAACTGGCGGCGGCGCTGGAACAGGGAGAATTTCGCGCGATCTTGAATCCCTACGGCGAATGTCTGCCGGTGCTGAAGCTGGAGGACCACAAGGAGATGGTGGCGCGAGTGGGCCGCTATGTGCGCGACGGCGGGCATTGGTTTGAGGTGGGCGGGTTTTCTTTCTTCGCCGCGCTGATGCCGGTGCGCTATTTCGAGAGTCAGCTCAGTTACCCGCCGGCGTTTGCTGATTTTGCGCAACTGGAATCAGCCCAAGGCACCGTGGCCGTCTATGGCGTGCAACCGCAAACCAGTCAGCCGTGGGAAGGGGCCAAACGCCATGACCTGATTTTCGTGCCCGGCAAACTCGCCTGGGGTGGCGACGTATCGGGCGGCTATTTCGAGCGCGCCTTCGGCACCTTCGTCGAGAAAGGCACCGTGTGGACCTCGCCCAAAGTGTTGTTCATTACAGGACGCACCACCCCGGAGAATCTCGTCCGGTATTGCCAGGAAAACCGGATTGAACGCCGGTTGGAACAAAAGCTCACGCCGGAGGCGCTGAAGAAATTCAAGCAGTCGGTGCTGGTATTTTACACCGGCAACAGCCAGGAGAAATTGGCGCATCTGGACAAACTGCCTGTCCCCACGCTGGTGCATTTTTCTGATTATTTGAAGGGCGGCTTCGACAAGGAATATCCGGATCATCTGCCGCCCAATGCGTGGTTTGGCTCCCCGGCAGACTTGCGGCGCTTCTTCGACCGTTGTCATGAGTTGGGCCACCTGGTCATGCCGTACACCAATCCCACCTGGTGGTGCGATCACCCCAAGGGCCCGACCTTTGAGCGGGAGGGCGAAGCACCCCTGTTAAAAAACCTGGATGGCACGCCCGCGTACGAGCGCTATTCGAAGAATGACGGCTACACCGTGTGCCATTGGCATCCGGCCGTGCAAAAGGTCAACCGCGAAACCGTGCGGCAATTCACAATGGATTACCCGGTGGACGTGTTGTTCCAGGATCAATGCGGCGCACGCACCTGGAAATACGATATGAACCCGGCTTCACCCACGCCTTATGCCTATATGGATGGGCTGGTCTCGCAGGCGGCAGAGGATGCCGCGCGCATGCCGCTCTCCACCGAGGCGGGCTGGGATCGCGTGGTGAATTATGAAGCCCAGTTGTGCGGTCTGAGCTTTCAAGTTGTACCCACCGAAGGCGGACCACCGTGGCGGAAATTCATGAAAAACGAATACCCGCCCAATGCCTGGCAGATTTATCCGGTCGCGCAATATATCGCCCACGATAAAGCGGCGATGCTGTATCATGACCTCGGCCAGTTTGTGACCAATCCCGAGGTGCTCGCCTGGACATTGGGCTTGGGATTCAGCATGAGTTATCGCATCTCTGCGCCCGCCTTGGAACGGGACGCGCCGCGCGAATGGCTGCGCTGGCTGGATCGCCTCCAGAAATCGGTTTGCGCCCAGTATCTCGGCACACCGACGCTGGCGTTCGAGCACCAACAGGCGACGCGGACCGGTGCAGGGGAAAGCATCCGCTCCAAGTTCGGTCTGCTCACCATCGCGGCGAACCTGTCATCCCAGCCGCAGACGGTGGATGGCAAGGCGCTGGCGGCGCATGGTTTCCATGTTTCCGGACCGGGCGTGGTCGCCGGGCGGTTAAGCCAGGTTAATAACCAACGGTTTGGCAACGAGGGCGTCTCGTTTGTCACCGAGGAACGGCAAAAACAATTTGAGGTGTGGGCCTACGCGCCGGCGGAAACGCAGATCGCCGTGGAATTGCCACGCGCCCTGAACGCGAATGCACGGGTGACCTTTGATGGTGGCAAAGCCCAACCGGCCACCATTCAAAACGGCGTGGTGTCACTCCGCCTGCCTGCCCTCGTGGGACAGACCCTGGTTCGCCCGCCGGAAAACCTGGCTGGCAAAGCGCCCAAAGACTGGCCCGGTGGCAAACCGGCCATCGGGGTGATTGATCTCTCGAATGGGCACAAACCCAATTGGACATCCATTATGCCGTCCGCCTGGGTGGCCGCCTTGGAAAAATCGCCCCTGCTCCAGCGCCACGGTCTGGCAGTGCGCCGCCTGACCACGGCGGCGGAATTAGACCAGGCGCTCAAGGCGGGTTCGCAAGCCTGGCTGATGATTGTGAATCCCTATGGGGAAATATTTCCGGCGGGGCTGGCGGGCGACTGGCGCGCGCGGCTGACGCAAATCCGCGAGTACGTGGTGCATGGGGGGCATTGGTGTGAGGCGGCGGGCTTTTCGTTCCATACCGCGCTGATGCCCACGGGCAACGGGTGA
- a CDS encoding ankyrin repeat domain-containing protein — protein MTHRWQSWAVWGGTMGLVLQTLAAPIHDAVKSGNLSQVKQLLVQDRKNANNNDDMYQRVPLHLAVQAGAMEIAEALVAAGGNLNAKDRFGRTPLHYAASAGNHKLVEFLMTKGADPNAHDSTGKTPAKLATENNKREVLSLLSRATGGSTPAEPAPVEAPVVTKHSRPPAPPAELPTPSGKSALALALFEAVQKGELETVQRALKLQPSLVNAKGDFDKTPLHFAASKGQLAVAEYLLARGAKVGAPSMFVGQPLHLAAQNGHQALVALLLERGAPVNEGNFGGQTPLHLAALGGHKEAVELLLTKGADLKAQDITGLTPLHTAVAGGHREMVELLLSKGAELQSKGKSGTTLLHVAATNKEPGLISFLLERGLTADAKDEDGLTPLHLAVSAGNVATVRLLLAKQASLNSKDKQGRTALMIASASGATELVELLKRSGATE, from the coding sequence ATGACACATCGTTGGCAATCATGGGCCGTTTGGGGCGGGACGATGGGCCTGGTTCTCCAGACCCTCGCCGCGCCCATTCATGACGCGGTGAAAAGCGGCAACCTTTCACAGGTGAAGCAGTTGCTGGTGCAGGACCGCAAGAACGCCAACAACAACGATGACATGTATCAACGGGTTCCGCTGCATTTGGCGGTACAGGCCGGTGCAATGGAGATCGCGGAGGCACTGGTCGCCGCCGGGGGGAACCTGAATGCCAAGGATCGTTTTGGCCGCACGCCGCTGCATTACGCCGCTTCCGCCGGCAACCACAAGTTGGTGGAATTCCTGATGACCAAGGGGGCCGATCCGAACGCGCATGATTCCACAGGGAAAACGCCGGCCAAGCTGGCCACGGAAAATAATAAGCGCGAGGTACTCTCTCTGTTGAGCCGGGCGACCGGCGGTAGTACACCAGCCGAACCGGCGCCGGTGGAAGCCCCGGTGGTCACCAAACATTCGCGCCCGCCCGCGCCGCCGGCCGAGTTACCCACGCCCAGCGGCAAATCCGCGCTGGCGCTGGCATTGTTTGAGGCCGTGCAAAAGGGGGAACTGGAAACCGTGCAGCGCGCGCTGAAACTGCAACCGTCACTGGTGAATGCCAAGGGTGACTTTGACAAAACTCCGTTGCATTTTGCCGCGAGCAAAGGCCAGTTGGCCGTGGCGGAGTATCTGCTGGCACGCGGGGCCAAAGTCGGCGCGCCCTCCATGTTTGTGGGGCAACCCTTGCACCTGGCCGCGCAGAACGGGCATCAGGCGCTGGTCGCGCTGTTGTTGGAACGCGGTGCGCCGGTGAACGAGGGCAATTTTGGCGGTCAAACGCCGTTGCACCTGGCGGCACTGGGCGGCCATAAAGAAGCGGTGGAGCTGTTGCTGACCAAGGGTGCGGATCTGAAGGCGCAGGATATTACCGGATTAACCCCGCTGCATACTGCCGTTGCGGGCGGCCACCGCGAGATGGTGGAATTGTTGTTGAGCAAAGGCGCCGAGCTGCAATCCAAAGGCAAATCCGGCACCACACTGCTGCACGTCGCGGCGACCAACAAGGAACCGGGGTTGATTTCATTTTTGCTGGAGCGCGGTCTCACTGCCGATGCCAAAGATGAAGATGGGCTTACGCCGCTGCACCTGGCGGTCAGCGCCGGCAACGTCGCCACGGTGCGCCTGTTGCTGGCGAAGCAGGCCAGCCTGAACAGCAAAGACAAGCAGGGCCGCACAGCCTTGATGATCGCTTCGGCCAGCGGCGCCACCGAATTGGTTGAGTTGTTGAAACGCAGCGGCGCGACGGAATGA